A single genomic interval of Armigeres subalbatus isolate Guangzhou_Male chromosome 1, GZ_Asu_2, whole genome shotgun sequence harbors:
- the LOC134207638 gene encoding uncharacterized protein LOC134207638 — MTRKRRAKAETNYAAINWQPQTYDADESDLEESTEIPGPLLSTHPNYPLEELELDLEETLHTIREQRTSGIMMPADVVKIKRIINLFMRDMDIVTSDANSRYLPPSATCEFREPESEPEESHELIIPSSDSDENNMSFSESESNSEDQLQVDKGTKRSPVSRYSSGYFSPDFTSKSMLPSSEFSRDLPGSAFHSSNSQSSNPESLRKQTRTFKIRRKKANNNLRAEPTAKELCTKITSILEPVSSMKIPCSGRTPGTHQKVFSFNKKKNKFN; from the coding sequence ATGACACGCAAGCGACGAGCAAAGGCTGAAACCAATTATGCAGCAATAAATTGGCAGCCACAGACATATGATGCGGACGAATCGGACTTGGAAGAATCTACTGAGATTCCCGGTCCGTTACTATCGACGCATCCTAACTACCCGCTAGAGGAGTTAGAGCTGGACCTCGAAGAAACTTTGCACACCATTCGGGAGCAGAGGACTTCGGGGATAATGATGCCAGCAGATGTCGTAAAAATTAAACgaatcattaatttatttatgcgTGACATGGACATCGTCACAAGCGATGCCAATTCTCGCTATTTACCCCCTAGCGCGACATGCGAATTCAGGGAACCGGAGTCGGAACCAGAAGAAAGCCATGAATTAATAATTCCTAGTTCCGATTCCGATGAAAACAATATGTCCTTCAGCGAGTCCGAATCCAATTCGGAAGACCAACTTCAGGTCGATAAGGGAACGAAAAGAAGCCCAGTGTCACGCTATTCTTCCGGTTATTTTTCTCCCGATTTCACCAGTAAGTCGATGCTTCCTTCATCCGAATTTTCCCGAGACTTACCTGGTAGTGCTTTCCATTCTTCAAATTCCCAATCTTCGAACCCCGAATCCCTACGAAAGCAAACCCGGACATTTAAGATCCGACGGAAAAAGGCTAACAACAATCTTCGAGCGGAACCCACGGCCAAAGAACTGTGCACGAAAATAACTTCGATTTTGGAACCTGTTTCTTCAATGAAAATTCCCTGTTCCGGACGCACACCTGGAACCCACCAAAAGGTATTTTCtttcaataaaaagaaaaacaaattcaattaa